In a single window of the Orbaceae bacterium lpD04 genome:
- the dcd gene encoding dCTP deaminase: MRLCDRDIEAYLAEGKLKIIPQPAVSSINGATVDVRLGNQFRTFREHTAAYIDLSGPKEEVSASLERVMSDEIVLAQGDAFYLHPGELALAVTLESVTIPDNLVGWLDGRSSLARLGLMVHVTAHRIDPGWDGQIVLEFYNSGKLPLALRPGMTIGALSFETLSGPAARPYNRRQDAKYKGQQGAVASRIDKD, from the coding sequence ATGAGATTATGTGATCGAGATATAGAGGCTTATTTAGCAGAAGGAAAGCTAAAAATAATACCTCAACCTGCAGTGAGTAGCATTAATGGTGCAACGGTTGATGTAAGGCTTGGTAATCAATTTAGAACATTTCGTGAACATACTGCCGCCTATATTGATTTAAGTGGCCCGAAAGAGGAAGTTTCTGCATCACTTGAACGGGTAATGAGTGATGAAATAGTTCTAGCTCAAGGCGATGCGTTCTATCTTCATCCAGGAGAGCTTGCATTAGCGGTAACGCTAGAGTCAGTTACAATACCCGATAATTTAGTTGGTTGGCTTGATGGCCGTTCGTCTCTTGCAAGATTAGGCCTAATGGTCCATGTTACAGCTCACCGTATAGATCCTGGTTGGGATGGGCAAATAGTATTAGAGTTCTATAATTCAGGTAAATTGCCGTTAGCATTGAGACCAGGAATGACAATTGGGGCACTCAGTTTTGAAACATTAAGTGGGCCGGCTGCAAGACCTTATAATCGACGTCAAGACGCCAAATATAAAGGTCAGCAAGGTGCTGTTGCTAGTCGAATTGACAAAGATTAA